A region from the Wolbachia endosymbiont of Folsomia candida genome encodes:
- a CDS encoding recombinase family protein, with amino-acid sequence MTAHKIQNHHILKPAYVYLRQSTMGQVRLNQESTERQYKLKDKAQQMGWSQNAIRVLDDDLGISGAQANNREDFKILVADVSMGKVGAVFVLEASRLSRSCSDWHRLLELCALTDTLIIDEDGCYNPNDFNDQLVLGLKGTISHAELHFIRARLLGGKVNKAKKGELRFPLPVGFCYDDEGNTRFDDNEQVRSVIQLLFKVFKEKGSAYGVVHHFGKNKIQFPKRAYGGIWKGKLIWGALTHSRVCSVLKNPSYAGAYVYGRFKYQKKLSSTGLVKTTVVRLPTEAWHTMIKNHHEGYITWEEYVANKKVLANNQTSGEENMLPTAVREGLGLLQGLLICSYCGCRLTVRYKSKGGVLAVYECNWKKKWGEDSKSCFSVYGNPLDEAIVKRVLEVMEPAQIEIAVKAFEELEQRGHMLDKQWQMQIKRADYEVQLAQRRYEEVDPSNRLVAGTLEKRWNEALIALEEAQNQYDEYKKNDVLTATKQQKEKVLALAQDLPRLWNAESTSARDRKRILRLLVKDITVEKLRSEQKAVLHIRWQTNAIEDLEVQLPKKSYDRWRHSDDIIDRIRQLSKTMTDEQIISLLNQEGLTTNKGNPFTIKSMKWIRFKHKIPALCNQKSEEELSVKQVAEKFNVSHYVVRYWIERKFINARRIGERFWISISLEQELELKKRIESSSKIAIARLKSQKQIEGGVL; translated from the coding sequence ATGACAGCACACAAAATTCAGAACCACCATATATTAAAACCAGCATACGTTTATTTAAGGCAATCAACAATGGGACAGGTAAGGCTCAATCAGGAGAGTACTGAAAGGCAGTATAAACTGAAAGATAAAGCGCAACAAATGGGATGGTCTCAGAATGCCATAAGAGTTTTAGATGATGATTTAGGGATTTCAGGAGCTCAAGCTAATAATCGAGAAGATTTTAAAATATTAGTTGCTGATGTATCAATGGGAAAAGTAGGAGCCGTGTTTGTACTGGAAGCGTCGAGATTATCTAGATCTTGCAGTGATTGGCATAGATTACTGGAATTATGTGCTTTAACAGATACATTGATTATAGATGAAGATGGTTGTTACAATCCTAATGACTTCAACGACCAATTGGTACTTGGGCTAAAAGGAACGATATCACACGCAGAGTTGCATTTCATCCGTGCTAGACTTTTAGGAGGTAAGGTAAATAAGGCTAAGAAAGGAGAGCTTCGATTTCCTCTCCCAGTAGGATTTTGCTATGATGATGAAGGTAATACTAGATTTGACGATAATGAGCAAGTAAGAAGTGTGATTCAATTATTGTTTAAAGTATTTAAAGAAAAGGGCAGTGCTTATGGAGTAGTACATCATTTTGGTAAGAACAAAATACAGTTTCCAAAACGAGCATATGGTGGTATTTGGAAAGGAAAGTTAATATGGGGAGCACTGACACATTCTAGGGTATGTTCAGTATTAAAAAACCCTTCTTATGCTGGAGCTTATGTTTATGGTCGCTTTAAATATCAGAAAAAATTATCAAGTACTGGATTGGTCAAGACAACAGTAGTTCGCCTACCGACAGAAGCCTGGCATACAATGATAAAAAACCACCACGAAGGTTATATAACGTGGGAAGAATATGTAGCAAATAAAAAGGTTTTAGCAAATAATCAAACCAGTGGAGAAGAGAATATGCTACCTACAGCAGTACGAGAAGGATTGGGATTATTGCAGGGATTATTAATTTGTAGTTACTGCGGCTGTCGTCTTACTGTAAGGTATAAGAGCAAAGGTGGTGTTCTTGCTGTTTATGAATGTAATTGGAAAAAGAAGTGGGGAGAAGATAGTAAGAGTTGTTTTTCTGTTTATGGAAATCCTCTGGATGAAGCTATCGTAAAAAGAGTATTGGAAGTCATGGAACCTGCGCAAATTGAGATTGCCGTAAAAGCATTTGAAGAATTGGAGCAACGAGGTCACATGCTAGATAAACAATGGCAAATGCAGATAAAAAGAGCAGATTATGAAGTACAACTGGCACAGAGACGTTATGAAGAAGTAGACCCATCAAATCGCCTAGTAGCTGGAACATTGGAGAAACGTTGGAACGAAGCTTTAATAGCATTGGAAGAAGCACAGAATCAATATGATGAATATAAGAAAAATGATGTACTTACAGCTACAAAACAACAAAAAGAGAAAGTGTTGGCACTAGCTCAGGACTTACCACGCTTATGGAATGCAGAATCAACAAGTGCAAGAGATCGAAAGCGTATTTTACGACTTCTAGTTAAGGATATTACTGTTGAAAAACTACGTAGTGAACAAAAAGCAGTACTACATATACGCTGGCAAACAAATGCTATAGAGGACTTAGAGGTGCAATTGCCAAAAAAATCCTATGACAGATGGAGGCATTCAGATGATATAATTGATCGGATAAGACAGCTATCGAAAACAATGACTGATGAACAAATTATTAGTTTGTTAAACCAAGAGGGGCTGACAACAAATAAAGGTAATCCTTTTACTATAAAAAGTATGAAATGGATTCGATTTAAACATAAGATCCCAGCACTATGTAATCAAAAATCTGAAGAAGAGTTATCAGTGAAACAAGTTGCAGAAAAATTCAATGTCAGTCATTACGTAGTACGTTATTGGATTGAACGTAAGTTTATTAATGCACGACGTATTGGTGAAAGGTTCTGGATATCGATAAGTTTAGAACAAGAACTGGAGTTAAAAAAACGTATTGAGAGCTCTTCTAAAATAGCAATTGCAAGGTTGAAATCACAAAAACAAATTGAAGGAGGTGTATTATGA